Proteins found in one Lutimonas zeaxanthinifaciens genomic segment:
- a CDS encoding DUF6909 family protein, which translates to MKKIKRTRAQISTNAIERIYITMRHLFIRGFYKPMGVSGNTLINELLILQPEIYGSIADEATELDGLLYIIDRLPEGIAECRFISLTADEGLGESHFKKIVPAKRRRNCYRIDRDQMNIEITRGRSDIYDILTHLTFMFVEANKIAKKVLINDDGHTIREWKHLEEVVLTNKKIDNNQREVLLAHLSTFLGRSYEELQKADSNFGNKQSPNRFFQVIYWMGKLALDEIIEDKKHEITFSPILRERIGHHISGESWAINIKNELEKRGLIDRPIHIISANMHSVMNSIYAPMFLSEEAKTHSGTALFELIGNEQNNNLRKIIKKGAGKKGLTFIKDSTGANIDVQIIDTEKIDLSKTSFKINNSKGERPVIIVMDYAFGEQAYETLDELLKPYELSSGEKRHLNVESVSVMGKAGILEGGKGDIMIPSSHIFEGTADNYPFTNELSANDLKDEELNVFEGAMITVLGTSLQNRDILEFFYNSTWRVIGLEMEGAHYQKAVQSASKIRGNIKKDIKVRYAYYASDNPLETGSTLASGGLGTSGVRPTYLITQKILEQIF; encoded by the coding sequence ATGAAAAAAATTAAAAGGACGAGAGCCCAGATTTCGACAAATGCAATTGAGCGTATTTATATTACCATGCGCCATTTGTTTATCAGAGGATTTTATAAACCAATGGGGGTGTCGGGAAATACCCTGATCAATGAACTTTTAATTCTACAGCCTGAAATTTATGGATCTATTGCAGATGAGGCAACCGAACTTGACGGATTGCTCTATATCATTGATAGGCTACCTGAGGGAATAGCCGAATGCAGGTTTATTAGCCTGACAGCAGATGAAGGACTGGGGGAGTCTCATTTTAAAAAAATAGTTCCTGCCAAAAGAAGAAGAAACTGTTATCGTATCGATCGGGATCAGATGAATATTGAAATTACCCGGGGAAGATCTGATATATATGACATTCTGACCCACCTTACCTTTATGTTTGTTGAAGCGAATAAAATTGCCAAAAAGGTATTGATCAATGATGACGGGCATACTATAAGAGAATGGAAGCATCTGGAAGAGGTTGTATTGACCAATAAAAAGATAGATAATAACCAGAGAGAAGTGCTTCTGGCCCATTTGTCAACATTTTTAGGCAGAAGTTATGAAGAATTGCAGAAGGCTGATTCAAATTTTGGAAATAAGCAGTCTCCGAACCGCTTTTTCCAGGTTATTTACTGGATGGGGAAACTTGCGCTGGATGAGATCATAGAAGATAAAAAACACGAAATCACCTTCAGTCCTATTCTCAGAGAACGAATCGGGCACCATATTTCGGGAGAGAGCTGGGCCATCAATATTAAAAATGAACTTGAAAAAAGAGGTTTGATTGACAGGCCAATTCATATCATTAGTGCCAATATGCACAGCGTAATGAACTCTATTTATGCCCCGATGTTTTTAAGTGAAGAAGCTAAAACGCATTCTGGAACAGCTCTTTTTGAACTTATTGGGAATGAGCAAAACAATAACCTTAGGAAGATTATCAAGAAAGGAGCGGGCAAGAAGGGTTTAACGTTTATCAAGGACAGTACAGGAGCAAATATTGATGTTCAAATTATAGATACCGAAAAGATTGACCTGTCCAAAACCAGTTTCAAAATAAATAATTCCAAAGGAGAAAGACCGGTCATTATTGTTATGGATTACGCTTTTGGAGAACAGGCCTATGAAACTTTGGACGAACTATTAAAACCTTACGAACTGTCTTCAGGTGAAAAAAGACATTTAAACGTAGAATCAGTTTCCGTTATGGGAAAGGCAGGTATCCTGGAGGGGGGCAAAGGGGACATTATGATCCCAAGCTCCCACATTTTTGAAGGAACTGCCGATAATTATCCATTTACAAATGAACTCAGCGCTAATGACCTAAAGGATGAAGAGCTTAATGTTTTTGAAGGAGCCATGATCACGGTTCTTGGAACTTCACTTCAGAACAGGGATATACTCGAGTTCTTCTACAATTCAACGTGGAGGGTCATTGGTCTTGAAATGGAAGGAGCTCACTATCAAAAGGCTGTTCAATCGGCCTCGAAGATCAGGGGAAATATAAAAAAGGACATTAAAGTGAGGTATGCTTATTATGCCTCTGATAATCCTTTGGAAACAGGAAGCACACTTGCTTCTGGAGGTTTGGGAACTTCGGGAGTAAGGCCTACTTACCTTATTACGCAAAAAATACTGGAGCAGATCTTCTAA
- a CDS encoding glycosyltransferase, giving the protein MGQSIVLNQSIENKKILVAPLNWGLGHAVRCIPIIQALKNDGFIPVVASDGDSLSYLRQIFPNLSSYELPSTSVEYTSKGSLLKYKLLQQAPVFLKTVYKERKCVQEIHCIEQLSGIISDNRFGIRLEGIPSIYITHQLQVLSGSTSRLTTRIHENIISRFDECWVPDFQINGLAGLLSRPKAKMEKVRFIGPLSSFKKEKKEKKIDILVILSGPEPQRSLLESKIKEELSGFNGVCLIVRGLIEKKQVYSKHKNITLVNFMLRSELKSSIAESHLVISRSGYTSIMDYYMMESKAFFVPTPGQNEQEYLAENLKEQGVADYSRQSEFSLDKVKNSETFKGFKHKKTSNPDFDKSLFDVFKKTFTSK; this is encoded by the coding sequence TTGGGTCAAAGTATAGTATTGAATCAATCAATTGAAAATAAGAAAATTCTTGTTGCCCCTTTAAACTGGGGCCTGGGACATGCTGTGCGATGTATTCCGATTATCCAGGCATTGAAAAATGATGGATTTATTCCTGTTGTTGCAAGTGACGGGGATTCCCTTTCATATTTGCGACAAATTTTTCCAAACCTTTCTAGTTATGAGCTTCCCTCAACAAGTGTGGAGTATACTTCAAAAGGAAGCCTTTTAAAATATAAATTGCTTCAACAGGCACCGGTTTTTTTGAAGACGGTATATAAAGAAAGAAAATGTGTTCAGGAGATTCACTGTATTGAACAGCTGAGCGGGATTATTTCAGACAACCGCTTTGGAATACGCCTGGAGGGCATTCCAAGTATTTATATCACACATCAGTTGCAGGTTCTCAGCGGATCTACAAGCAGATTAACCACGCGAATTCACGAGAATATTATTTCGAGGTTTGACGAATGCTGGGTACCGGATTTTCAAATAAATGGATTAGCGGGCCTGTTGTCAAGGCCAAAGGCTAAAATGGAGAAGGTTCGATTTATAGGCCCCTTAAGCAGTTTCAAAAAGGAGAAAAAAGAAAAGAAAATTGATATTCTGGTTATTCTAAGTGGCCCGGAGCCTCAAAGAAGCCTGTTGGAATCCAAAATTAAAGAAGAACTGTCAGGTTTTAACGGCGTATGTCTTATCGTAAGGGGTTTGATAGAAAAGAAACAGGTTTATTCCAAACATAAAAATATCACGCTTGTCAATTTCATGCTTAGATCGGAACTTAAAAGTTCAATTGCTGAAAGCCATCTCGTTATATCGCGTTCGGGTTACACAAGTATCATGGATTATTACATGATGGAAAGCAAAGCTTTCTTTGTACCAACTCCCGGTCAGAACGAACAAGAATATCTGGCAGAAAATCTAAAGGAACAGGGTGTTGCAGATTATTCCAGGCAGTCGGAATTCAGTTTGGATAAGGTTAAAAACTCAGAAACATTTAAGGGGTTTAAGCATAAAAAAACATCAAACCCTGACTTTGACAAGTCCCTGTTTGATGTTTTTAAAAAAACTTTTACATCTAAATAA
- a CDS encoding ABC-F family ATP-binding cassette domain-containing protein, which translates to MNYLSVEQISKSFGDRILFEDLSFGINKDQKIGFVAKNGTGKTTLLKIISGEDSPDKGQIILRNGLKVGYLSQKENLNEQLSVEESIFNADNTVLKIIQEYEKALKNPEDEQAYQKAFDLMEQNNAWDFETQYKQILFKLKLEDLDKKVSSLSGGQKKRLALAIILLDQPELLILDEPTNHLDLEMIEWLEQYLKKTNTTLFMVTHDRYFLDRVCNEILELDQGSLYRYKGNYSYFLEKKEERITAEQSTISKAKNLFKKELEWMRRQPKARTTKSKSRIDDFHEIKKIAHQRRKDHQVQLEIQMERLGSKVVELHHISKSFDDKLLIDKFDYVFKRGERIGIIGKNGTGKSTFVNMITGSLKPDSGKIVIGDTIKFGYYSQSGIRINPGQKVIEVIREFGDYIPLAKGRTISAGQLLERFLFDRKKQYDYVEKLSGGELKRLFLCTVLIQNPNFLILDEPTNDLDILTLQVLENFLLDFPGNLVVISHDRYFMDRIVDHLFVFEGNSTITDFPGNYSDYRIYEDSKPSEGGEKIKKQDSRKAEPKAGQLSYTEKKEFSRLEKDISNLERKKKEIEGMFSNNEIDPDQIQESSLKLQEIIQSLEEKEERWFELSMKMEL; encoded by the coding sequence GTGAATTATCTCTCCGTTGAGCAAATTTCCAAATCCTTTGGTGATCGTATTCTGTTTGAGGATCTGTCATTTGGGATCAACAAGGATCAAAAAATAGGATTTGTAGCAAAAAACGGTACGGGTAAAACTACCCTTCTTAAAATTATTTCAGGAGAGGATAGTCCGGATAAAGGACAAATTATTCTCCGAAACGGCCTGAAAGTAGGATATCTTTCTCAAAAAGAAAATTTGAATGAGCAACTGTCAGTGGAAGAGTCTATATTCAATGCTGACAATACGGTTCTGAAAATAATCCAAGAATACGAAAAAGCCTTAAAAAATCCTGAGGATGAACAAGCTTACCAAAAAGCTTTTGATCTTATGGAGCAAAATAATGCCTGGGATTTTGAAACGCAATACAAACAAATTCTTTTTAAGTTAAAGCTGGAAGACCTGGATAAAAAGGTTTCCTCCTTGTCGGGAGGGCAAAAAAAGCGCCTTGCGCTGGCGATCATACTGCTTGACCAACCAGAACTCCTGATTTTGGATGAGCCCACCAACCACCTGGACCTGGAGATGATCGAGTGGTTGGAACAGTATCTAAAAAAAACGAATACAACCTTGTTTATGGTAACGCATGACCGATATTTTCTTGATCGGGTCTGCAATGAGATCCTGGAATTGGATCAAGGATCTCTCTATCGCTATAAGGGCAATTATTCCTACTTTCTTGAGAAAAAAGAAGAACGCATCACTGCTGAACAAAGTACGATCAGTAAGGCTAAGAATCTTTTTAAAAAGGAGCTGGAATGGATGAGAAGGCAGCCTAAAGCAAGAACTACCAAGTCAAAATCAAGAATCGATGACTTCCATGAAATAAAAAAGATTGCTCATCAAAGAAGAAAAGATCATCAGGTACAGCTGGAAATTCAAATGGAACGACTCGGCAGCAAAGTGGTGGAGTTACATCATATTTCGAAAAGTTTCGATGACAAGCTCTTGATTGACAAATTTGACTATGTTTTTAAACGAGGAGAACGAATCGGCATTATAGGTAAGAACGGAACAGGTAAATCTACTTTTGTCAATATGATCACCGGATCGTTGAAACCGGATTCAGGTAAAATTGTAATTGGAGATACCATAAAGTTCGGATATTATTCCCAGTCCGGAATTCGTATCAATCCCGGTCAGAAGGTCATTGAAGTCATTAGAGAATTTGGTGATTATATACCTCTTGCCAAGGGTCGTACCATAAGTGCGGGCCAACTGCTGGAGCGCTTCCTGTTCGATAGGAAGAAGCAATATGATTATGTTGAGAAGTTGTCAGGTGGAGAGCTAAAACGCTTGTTTCTTTGCACCGTTTTGATTCAAAACCCAAACTTTCTAATTTTAGATGAACCCACTAATGATCTGGACATTTTAACCTTACAGGTCCTTGAAAATTTTTTGCTTGACTTCCCTGGTAATTTGGTGGTCATCTCTCACGATCGTTATTTTATGGATCGTATCGTGGATCATTTATTTGTGTTTGAAGGGAACAGTACAATTACCGATTTTCCCGGCAACTACTCAGATTACAGAATTTATGAGGATTCAAAGCCATCTGAAGGTGGTGAAAAAATTAAAAAACAGGATAGCCGAAAAGCTGAACCAAAGGCCGGCCAGTTATCGTATACAGAAAAAAAGGAGTTTAGCAGGCTGGAAAAGGATATTTCTAATTTAGAGCGAAAAAAGAAGGAAATAGAAGGCATGTTTTCCAACAATGAGATCGACCCGGATCAAATTCAGGAATCATCCCTGAAACTTCAGGAAATTATCCAGTCTCTGGAAGAAAAAGAAGAACGCTGGTTTGAGCTTTCCATGAAAATGGAACTATAG
- the purD gene encoding phosphoribosylamine--glycine ligase, which produces MNILVLGSGGRECTIAWKLAQSAQCGNLFVAPGNAGTIKYAKNIDLNPNDFVAVKNAVIENNVQMVVVGPEDPLVNGIHDFFLDDEHLKLVPVIGPQKYAAQLEGSKEFAKEFMYRHDIPTAQYQSFTVDSLKEGQEFLETLQPPYVLKADGLAAGKGVLILDDLNEAKSELEEMLGHKKFGAASSKVVIEEFLDGIEMSSFVLTDSENYVILPNAKDYKRIGEGDVGLNTGGMGAVSPVPFADEEFLSKVENRVIKPTIEGLKKDNIPYVGFIFIGLIRVNNEPYVIEYNVRMGDPETEVVIPRIQSDLVELFRATTEKRLDEFDLNIDGRSATTVMLVSGGYPEAYEKGKEIKGLEEIDNSIVFHAGTKLSEDKVITSGGRVLAVTSYGADFRSALKQSYDNIDKIHFDKMNYRKDIGFDL; this is translated from the coding sequence ATGAATATACTAGTTTTAGGTTCTGGTGGAAGAGAATGTACAATTGCATGGAAGCTCGCTCAAAGTGCTCAATGCGGGAATCTGTTTGTGGCCCCCGGAAACGCGGGAACCATCAAATACGCTAAGAATATTGACCTTAACCCAAACGATTTTGTGGCCGTAAAAAACGCGGTGATTGAAAATAATGTTCAAATGGTGGTCGTAGGCCCTGAAGATCCTTTGGTAAATGGTATTCATGATTTTTTTCTCGATGATGAGCATTTAAAGCTTGTACCGGTAATAGGCCCCCAAAAATATGCGGCACAACTCGAAGGGAGTAAAGAATTTGCAAAAGAGTTCATGTACAGACATGATATTCCTACAGCTCAGTATCAAAGTTTTACTGTGGATTCTTTGAAAGAGGGCCAGGAATTTCTGGAAACTTTACAACCTCCCTACGTACTTAAAGCTGATGGACTGGCAGCAGGTAAAGGAGTTTTGATTCTCGACGATTTGAATGAAGCGAAATCAGAACTTGAGGAGATGTTAGGGCATAAAAAGTTTGGAGCGGCCAGTTCGAAAGTGGTAATTGAAGAATTTTTAGACGGTATTGAAATGAGCTCATTTGTGCTCACGGACAGTGAAAATTATGTTATTCTGCCTAATGCAAAAGACTATAAAAGAATTGGAGAAGGTGATGTCGGTTTGAACACCGGTGGTATGGGAGCTGTTTCTCCCGTCCCTTTTGCAGACGAGGAGTTTTTGTCTAAAGTTGAGAACCGAGTGATCAAGCCTACGATTGAAGGTTTAAAAAAAGACAATATTCCATACGTTGGATTCATCTTTATCGGACTTATACGAGTCAATAACGAACCCTACGTTATTGAATATAACGTTAGAATGGGTGATCCTGAAACCGAGGTTGTTATTCCGCGAATTCAGTCTGATCTTGTAGAACTGTTCAGAGCAACAACCGAGAAAAGATTGGACGAATTTGACCTGAATATTGACGGCAGATCTGCAACTACGGTTATGCTGGTTTCTGGCGGCTATCCCGAAGCATATGAAAAAGGGAAGGAAATAAAGGGGCTTGAAGAAATTGACAATTCCATAGTATTTCATGCCGGGACAAAACTTTCTGAGGATAAAGTGATTACGAGCGGAGGGCGTGTATTGGCAGTTACTTCTTACGGGGCTGATTTTAGATCGGCGCTGAAACAGTCTTACGATAATATTGACAAAATTCATTTTGATAAAATGAATTACAGAAAGGATATTGGGTTCGATCTTTAG
- a CDS encoding sensor histidine kinase, translating into MKLSLLQKQALRTGLIAVFILLFIGILFWFFINPGTFEIVLAVIVYLILIYMLFISQMKKFIYLQLQRVYESNLFDNEPVLKNRSSELDFERFIQKIKKFAETKHQEIEQLHDRDDFRKDFLGDVSHELKTPLFTAQGYLLTVLDDSVEDPELRKKYLERTNKSIERLGYIVKDLDMIARLESGMKLEQDDFNIVKTLADVFELFELKAGKKNIRIDFKEPYAFPIMVRADKEKIEQVAINLISNSIKYGKLGGSTLVSIEPHSVHQMIIHFEDDGVGIQKENLPRLFERFYRVDKSRSREQGGSGLGLAIVKHIMEAHDQEVFVQSEPGHGSTFSFTLNKAV; encoded by the coding sequence ATGAAATTATCGCTTTTACAAAAGCAGGCTCTAAGGACAGGGCTGATCGCTGTTTTTATTCTTCTCTTTATAGGAATTCTCTTTTGGTTTTTTATTAATCCAGGCACATTTGAAATCGTACTTGCGGTGATAGTTTATCTCATTTTGATATATATGCTTTTTATATCTCAGATGAAAAAATTTATCTATTTACAATTGCAGCGTGTCTACGAATCCAATCTTTTTGACAATGAGCCGGTTCTTAAAAACCGAAGCAGCGAATTGGATTTTGAACGCTTTATTCAAAAAATTAAAAAATTCGCTGAAACCAAACATCAGGAGATCGAACAGTTACATGACCGAGATGACTTTAGAAAGGATTTTTTGGGAGATGTTTCTCATGAATTGAAAACACCCTTGTTTACAGCTCAAGGTTATTTACTCACTGTTCTGGACGATTCTGTTGAAGATCCCGAGTTGAGGAAAAAGTATCTCGAAAGAACGAATAAAAGTATCGAAAGACTGGGTTATATTGTTAAGGACCTTGACATGATTGCCCGTTTGGAATCGGGAATGAAACTTGAACAGGATGATTTCAACATCGTGAAGACCCTTGCAGATGTTTTTGAATTATTCGAACTGAAAGCCGGCAAAAAAAATATCCGAATCGATTTTAAGGAACCCTATGCATTTCCGATTATGGTGAGGGCCGATAAGGAAAAAATAGAACAGGTGGCCATTAATTTGATTTCAAATTCTATTAAATATGGTAAATTGGGTGGAAGCACGCTGGTAAGTATTGAGCCCCATTCCGTTCATCAGATGATCATTCATTTTGAAGATGATGGTGTAGGCATACAAAAAGAAAATCTACCAAGATTGTTCGAAAGGTTTTATCGCGTAGACAAAAGCCGATCAAGGGAACAGGGAGGGTCAGGCCTTGGCCTTGCTATTGTTAAGCACATAATGGAGGCCCATGACCAAGAGGTTTTTGTACAGAGCGAACCCGGACATGGTTCAACCTTTTCATTTACCTTAAACAAAGCCGTTTAA
- a CDS encoding TonB-dependent receptor has product MKRVILILSAVLLWTSGLMAQTGELSGKVMDKEYNDILPFANIIVKETGTGTTTDFEGAYSLKLEPGVYTVVFSFIGYETAEISQVVIKANEMTEVNASIGPLSNELEEVVVKATTQENTEASLLNVQKKSINLLDGISAQTFSKIGASNSAKAVKSVPGVSVQGGKYVYVRGLGDRYTKSILNGVDIPGLDPDRNTIQMDIFPTNILDNIQVVKSFTADYPADFTGGTVNIITKDFPNKEEYSISIGAEYNPSMHFNKDYLGSAKSNSELLGFDGGLRSNPIPPDVNIPPPSAQNPATSYWTSQFNPEMAAKRETSFMNTNLGLTAGNLYDVGKGGNKLGYQFAGSYRNDYIYYEDYKNGNWRKFADKSINEMDPDKLQNGDLAKNNILWNVLAGLTYKTDKSKYKLSGLHIQNGVSTAGYLRQEILFSDAVTIFKDNLEYTQSQITNILLNGKHSNEDGTWNIEWKLSPTLSKINDKDIRVAPFEFDSDTGDYFLSPSSAGSPLRIWRDLEEVNLVGKLDLTKRHDLFGRSARLLFGGQYTYKQRDFTIQQYQIRYQGGTGVEFEGDADEILNPKNIWTVSTRRGTFAEGNFEPTNTFDANMNVAAAYVSEEFQITEKLKSIIGLRFEKFDLYYTGTNNQGDVVLDNEKILDKADLFPSANFIYAVNDESNLRLAYGRTTARPSFKEASITQIFDPISSTTFNGNIDLQPTYVDNLDLRWERFGEQAQMFAVSLFYKNFKDPIELSYFLSASDQFIPVNTDKAQVYGAEFEMRKNFGFIGGDSWEDFSFNLNFSIIESQLEMSDAEYERRLLSARDGETINDTREMQGQSPYLVNFGLNYANDDNGWQTSLFYNVQGKTLQVVGTGDVPDAYTMPFNSLDFILNKSFGEDFSSNISFSVKNLLDSQREVRYQSFGAEDQIFSSFSPGMGISLGYSYRF; this is encoded by the coding sequence ATGAAAAGAGTAATTTTAATATTATCGGCGGTGTTGCTTTGGACATCAGGGTTGATGGCCCAAACAGGAGAATTGTCCGGTAAGGTAATGGATAAGGAGTATAATGATATACTACCTTTTGCAAACATCATTGTTAAGGAGACGGGAACGGGAACGACGACAGATTTTGAAGGAGCTTATTCCCTAAAACTGGAGCCTGGAGTTTATACCGTAGTTTTTTCTTTCATTGGTTATGAAACAGCTGAAATCTCTCAAGTAGTGATCAAGGCAAATGAGATGACTGAAGTTAATGCCAGCATTGGACCATTGAGCAATGAGTTGGAAGAAGTTGTCGTAAAAGCCACCACACAGGAGAATACAGAGGCTTCTTTATTAAACGTTCAAAAGAAATCCATCAACCTTTTGGATGGAATTTCTGCACAAACATTTAGTAAGATTGGGGCAAGTAATTCAGCCAAAGCAGTTAAAAGCGTTCCCGGCGTTTCAGTTCAAGGAGGTAAATACGTCTATGTCAGGGGCCTTGGAGACCGTTACACCAAATCCATTTTAAACGGGGTAGATATACCGGGATTAGATCCGGATCGTAACACGATACAAATGGACATTTTTCCTACGAATATTTTGGATAACATTCAAGTAGTAAAATCGTTTACTGCAGATTATCCTGCCGATTTTACAGGGGGAACTGTGAATATCATTACAAAAGACTTTCCAAATAAGGAAGAGTACAGTATCTCAATAGGAGCCGAGTACAACCCGAGTATGCACTTTAACAAAGATTATCTGGGTTCAGCAAAAAGTAATTCAGAATTACTTGGATTTGATGGAGGCCTGCGTTCAAACCCGATCCCTCCGGACGTGAACATACCACCTCCTTCTGCCCAGAACCCAGCCACTTCATACTGGACCTCACAGTTTAACCCAGAAATGGCGGCAAAGAGGGAGACTAGTTTTATGAATACAAATCTGGGTTTAACCGCGGGTAACTTGTATGACGTAGGAAAAGGGGGTAACAAATTGGGTTATCAGTTCGCCGGTTCCTATCGAAACGATTATATCTATTATGAAGATTATAAAAACGGGAACTGGAGAAAATTTGCCGATAAATCGATCAATGAAATGGATCCGGATAAATTGCAAAACGGTGACCTAGCCAAAAACAATATTCTTTGGAACGTATTGGCCGGGCTTACTTATAAGACAGATAAAAGTAAATATAAACTCTCAGGCCTCCATATTCAGAATGGAGTGTCAACTGCTGGTTATTTGAGACAGGAAATCTTGTTTTCTGACGCTGTGACCATCTTCAAGGATAACCTGGAGTATACTCAGAGCCAGATAACGAACATTTTGTTAAATGGTAAGCACTCCAATGAAGACGGAACCTGGAACATTGAATGGAAGCTTTCTCCAACACTTTCTAAAATTAATGACAAAGACATACGTGTGGCACCCTTTGAATTTGATTCAGACACAGGAGATTATTTTTTAAGTCCGAGTTCTGCAGGAAGCCCTTTGCGAATTTGGAGGGACCTTGAGGAGGTGAATCTGGTAGGTAAACTAGACCTTACCAAACGCCATGATCTTTTTGGAAGAAGCGCCCGATTACTTTTTGGCGGTCAGTATACCTACAAGCAGCGTGATTTTACCATTCAGCAATACCAAATAAGGTATCAGGGAGGAACTGGTGTTGAGTTTGAGGGAGATGCTGACGAGATTCTGAACCCGAAGAATATCTGGACTGTTAGCACGAGACGAGGAACTTTCGCAGAAGGAAATTTTGAGCCTACCAATACATTTGATGCGAATATGAATGTTGCCGCGGCTTATGTTTCTGAAGAATTTCAGATCACAGAAAAGTTAAAGTCGATCATCGGTCTTCGATTTGAAAAATTTGACTTGTACTACACGGGTACCAACAATCAGGGAGACGTTGTATTGGACAATGAAAAAATTCTTGACAAGGCAGATTTATTCCCTTCGGCAAACTTCATTTACGCTGTAAATGACGAATCAAATTTGAGATTGGCCTATGGCCGAACCACTGCGAGGCCTTCTTTCAAAGAAGCATCGATTACACAGATTTTTGACCCGATCTCAAGCACTACTTTCAATGGAAATATTGATCTTCAGCCTACCTATGTCGATAATCTTGACTTAAGATGGGAAAGATTTGGAGAGCAGGCACAGATGTTTGCCGTTAGTTTGTTTTATAAAAATTTCAAAGATCCGATAGAGTTGTCGTACTTCCTTTCTGCTTCTGACCAGTTCATCCCGGTAAATACCGATAAGGCACAAGTATATGGGGCTGAATTTGAAATGCGAAAAAACTTTGGATTTATTGGTGGCGACAGCTGGGAGGACTTTAGCTTTAATCTGAACTTCTCGATAATTGAATCTCAGCTTGAAATGTCTGATGCTGAGTATGAAAGAAGACTGTTAAGCGCTCGTGATGGAGAAACCATTAATGATACAAGAGAGATGCAAGGGCAATCTCCTTACCTGGTCAACTTTGGATTGAACTATGCAAATGATGATAATGGATGGCAAACAAGCCTATTTTATAATGTACAAGGTAAAACTTTGCAGGTGGTGGGTACAGGTGACGTTCCTGACGCATATACTATGCCATTCAACAGCCTGGATTTTATCTTGAATAAGAGCTTTGGGGAAGACTTTAGTTCTAACATAAGCTTTTCGGTTAAAAACCTTCTTGACAGCCAGCGTGAGGTTAGATACCAGTCTTTTGGAGCAGAGGACCAGATCTTCTCTAGCTTCAGTCCTGGAATGGGAATTTCATTAGGATATTCTTACAGATTTTAG
- a CDS encoding response regulator transcription factor, translating into MDNGSIKILLVDDEPDILEIVGFHLQKEGYQVFKSSNGSEAVINAKVIRPHLILLDIMMPEMDGIEACEKIRNIEGLENVIIAFFTARGEDYSQVAGFEAGADDYITKPVKPKVLVSKVRGLLRRLSSKEEKQENVLRFDGITINKDQYFVEIDGKQITLPRKEFELLCLLASVPNKVFNREIILKTVWGQDVIVGGRTIDVHIRKLREKIGDDFIRTIKGVGYKFVV; encoded by the coding sequence ATGGATAATGGATCGATTAAGATTTTGTTGGTTGACGATGAACCCGATATTTTGGAAATCGTGGGTTTTCATCTTCAAAAAGAGGGCTATCAGGTTTTTAAATCCAGTAATGGAAGTGAAGCGGTTATCAATGCCAAGGTAATTAGACCTCATTTGATTCTATTGGACATAATGATGCCCGAAATGGATGGTATTGAAGCCTGTGAAAAAATAAGAAATATTGAAGGTCTGGAAAATGTAATTATCGCTTTTTTTACTGCACGCGGCGAAGACTACTCTCAGGTTGCAGGATTCGAAGCAGGGGCCGACGATTATATTACAAAACCCGTTAAACCAAAAGTTCTTGTGAGTAAGGTCAGAGGTTTGCTTAGGCGTTTGAGCTCGAAGGAGGAAAAGCAAGAGAACGTTCTTCGATTTGATGGAATTACAATTAATAAAGATCAATACTTTGTAGAAATAGACGGAAAGCAAATTACGCTTCCCAGAAAAGAGTTTGAATTGCTCTGTTTATTAGCCAGCGTTCCGAATAAAGTATTTAACAGGGAGATCATCCTGAAAACGGTATGGGGTCAGGATGTAATCGTAGGTGGGAGAACAATAGATGTTCATATCAGAAAACTTCGTGAAAAAATTGGTGACGACTTCATACGAACCATAAAAGGAGTTGGTTATAAATTTGTAGTTTAA
- a CDS encoding toxin-antitoxin system YwqK family antitoxin codes for MKKFLAGLVICVLMTITATAQSVEPTFEKQDDLVKATYYHDNGMVKEVGYFKDDKLHDKWIRYNEEGKIKVVALYNKGVKEGKWYMVGEESVKEVTYKSNKVVDVKEVDAADLSFI; via the coding sequence ATGAAAAAGTTTCTGGCAGGCCTCGTTATATGTGTTTTGATGACAATTACTGCAACGGCTCAAAGCGTTGAACCAACCTTTGAAAAGCAGGATGATCTGGTAAAGGCTACCTATTATCACGATAACGGAATGGTAAAAGAAGTTGGTTATTTTAAAGACGATAAACTTCACGACAAATGGATTCGATATAATGAAGAGGGAAAGATCAAAGTTGTTGCCCTATATAATAAGGGAGTCAAAGAAGGTAAATGGTATATGGTAGGTGAGGAATCAGTAAAAGAAGTGACCTACAAATCGAATAAAGTTGTTGATGTCAAAGAAGTTGATGCAGCTGACTTGTCATTTATTTAG